A genomic stretch from Sulfurimonas sediminis includes:
- a CDS encoding FtsW/RodA/SpoVE family cell cycle protein, giving the protein MWRFDKSILSQFDFFSIILIIPLIIMSHWLIGEAVPALAEKQLAYVGVAFLAFLVVFLLPIRRMSWLIPFIYWGNIALLFAVELFGHSRLGAQRWIEIPFINATIQPSEFVKPALILMLAYLIHKNPPPAQGYRLKDFLRISFYILLPFVLIAKEPDLGTALVLLLIGYSVLFYVGVYWKIIATIVAGILILSPLAYKFMLHDYQKERITDFLSEKPSYHVQQSIIAIGSGGWSGKDKENATQTQMKFLPIATSDFIFAFVVERTGFLGALALILLYAMLILHLLSLSIFNNDYYIKVVTVAISFMIFIYMGVNIAMTIGYAPVVGVPLPMFSYGGSSFLNFMILFAIMQNLITFRYKDMYDKGGTKSFV; this is encoded by the coding sequence TTGTGGAGATTTGATAAGAGTATTTTATCACAATTTGACTTTTTTTCCATCATTCTTATCATTCCTTTGATAATTATGTCGCATTGGCTCATCGGTGAAGCTGTTCCTGCTCTTGCTGAAAAACAGCTTGCCTATGTCGGTGTTGCATTTTTGGCTTTTTTGGTTGTGTTTTTATTGCCTATAAGACGGATGAGTTGGCTTATCCCTTTTATATACTGGGGCAACATTGCCCTGCTTTTTGCAGTAGAACTTTTCGGACACTCACGTCTTGGAGCCCAAAGATGGATAGAAATCCCCTTCATCAATGCCACCATACAGCCCTCAGAATTTGTAAAACCTGCGCTTATTTTAATGCTTGCCTATCTTATCCATAAAAACCCTCCGCCTGCCCAAGGCTACAGACTCAAAGATTTTTTACGCATCAGCTTTTACATACTGCTCCCTTTTGTTCTTATTGCAAAAGAACCGGATTTGGGTACAGCCCTTGTATTACTGCTTATAGGCTACAGTGTTTTGTTTTATGTGGGTGTTTATTGGAAAATTATAGCCACTATTGTTGCAGGAATTTTGATTCTCTCACCACTTGCCTATAAATTTATGCTGCATGATTATCAAAAAGAGAGAATTACAGATTTTTTAAGTGAAAAACCATCGTATCACGTACAGCAGTCTATCATTGCCATAGGCTCTGGCGGATGGAGCGGAAAAGACAAAGAGAATGCGACGCAGACACAGATGAAATTTTTGCCTATCGCCACAAGTGATTTTATTTTTGCCTTTGTTGTTGAGCGAACCGGCTTTTTAGGTGCTTTGGCACTTATTTTACTCTATGCTATGCTCATATTGCATCTTTTGAGTCTGAGTATATTTAACAATGACTACTATATTAAAGTTGTCACTGTCGCTATCTCTTTTATGATTTTCATCTATATGGGTGTCAACATTGCCATGACTATAGGCTATGCCCCTGTAGTTGGCGTCCCTCTGCCTATGTTTTCCTACGGAGGCAGCAGTTTTTTAAATTTTATGATACTTTTTGCTATCATGCAAAATCTCATAACATTCCGGTACAAAGATATGTATGACAAAGGGGGAACAAAAAGCTTTGTATAG